The following are encoded in a window of Ictalurus punctatus breed USDA103 chromosome 13, Coco_2.0, whole genome shotgun sequence genomic DNA:
- the tvp23b gene encoding Golgi apparatus membrane protein TVP23 homolog B, whose amino-acid sequence MLRMDSNEDVSLFDAEEESAKNSRKSKIKHPVASFFHLFFRVGAILLYLLCEFLSSSFIACMVSIILLLSCDFWAVKNITGRLLVGLRWWNQVDEDGNSHWVFESRKVNGSERSVSLASDAEARIFWFGLIICPVLWIIFTFSTLFSFRIKWLAVVLMGVVLQCANLYGYVRCKVGTSSNLKNMATNYLGKQFLRQAVSKQDAS is encoded by the exons ATGCTACGGATG GACTCTAACGAGGACGTGTCGTTATTCGATGCTGAAGAGGAGTCTGCGAAAAATTCCCGAAAATCAAAAATCAA acaCCCCGTGGCTTCGTTCTTCCACCTGTTTTTCCGTGTGGGAGCGATCCTGCTCTATCTCCTGTGTGAGTTCCTCAGCAGCAGCTTCATTGCCTGCATGGTCtccatcatcctcctcctgtcCTGTGACTTCTGGGCCGTTAAA aacaTCACAGGTCGGTTATTGGTGGGTCTGCGCTGGTGGAACCAAGTGGATGAAGATGGGAACAGTCACTGGGTGTTTGAGTctagaaag gtgaatgGGAGTGAGCGCTCAGTGTCTCTGGCGTCTGATGCAGAAGCTCGGATCTTCTGGTTTGGTCTGATCATCTGCCCTGTGCTGTGGATCATCTTCACCTTCAGCACACTCTTCTCTTTCAGGATCAAATGGCTG gcggtGGTGTTAATGGGCGTGGTCCTGCAGTGTGCAAATCTCTACGGTTACGTTCGGTGTAAAGTGGGTACCAGCAGTAATCTGAAGAACATGGCTACCAACTACCTTGGAAAGCAGTTCCTCAgacag GCTGTGAGTAAACAGGACGCATCCTGA